A stretch of the Mesorhizobium sp. Pch-S genome encodes the following:
- a CDS encoding sugar ABC transporter permease, protein MFLTPWLIGLFCFTLGPIVYSFYLSFTRFDLLTAPDWVGLENYRRILTEDPKFLASMRVTFLYVLFSVPLKLAFALAVAMLLNKGIKGLTLYRAIFYLPSLLGASVAIATLWRTIFSADGLINQLLWSFFGINGPSWITNPKYALWTLVVLGVWQFGSPMIIFLAGLRQIPQDMYEAASLDGASGWRQFWKITLPLLTPIVFFNMIIQTIEAFKSFTPAFIISGGLGGPVNSTLFYALYLYQEAFSFFRMGYASALAWVLLVIISLFTAISFLTSRYWVHYDD, encoded by the coding sequence CTGTTCCTGACGCCCTGGCTGATCGGGCTGTTCTGCTTCACGCTCGGCCCGATCGTCTACTCCTTCTATCTCAGCTTCACCCGGTTCGATCTGCTGACGGCGCCGGACTGGGTCGGGCTGGAGAACTATCGGCGCATCCTGACCGAGGATCCAAAATTCCTCGCCTCGATGCGGGTGACCTTCCTCTATGTGCTGTTCTCGGTGCCGCTGAAGCTGGCCTTCGCGCTGGCGGTGGCCATGCTGCTCAACAAGGGCATCAAGGGGCTGACGCTCTACCGGGCGATTTTCTACCTGCCGTCCCTGCTCGGCGCGAGCGTTGCGATCGCGACGCTGTGGCGCACCATCTTCTCGGCCGACGGGCTGATCAACCAGCTGCTGTGGTCCTTCTTCGGCATCAATGGGCCGAGCTGGATCACCAACCCGAAATACGCGCTCTGGACCCTCGTGGTGCTCGGCGTCTGGCAGTTCGGCTCGCCGATGATCATCTTCCTCGCCGGGCTCAGGCAGATCCCGCAGGACATGTATGAGGCAGCCAGTCTCGACGGGGCGAGCGGCTGGCGGCAATTCTGGAAGATCACGCTGCCGTTGCTGACCCCGATCGTCTTCTTCAACATGATCATCCAGACGATCGAAGCGTTCAAAAGCTTCACGCCGGCCTTCATCATCTCCGGCGGCCTGGGTGGTCCGGTCAATTCGACGCTGTTCTACGCGCTCTATCTCTACCAGGAGGCCTTCAGCTTCTTCCGCATGGGCTATGCCTCGGCGCTGGCCTGGGTGCTGCTGGTCATCATCTCGCTGTTCACGGCGATCTCCTTCCTCACCTCGAGATACTGGGTGCACTATGACGACTGA
- a CDS encoding extracellular solute-binding protein yields the protein MNRRQFLAGGSATLALAAAGPAFAQQQRLRMIFWGSQTRAERTYAAADLFMKANPGTGVEGEFLGWNDYWAKLATQTAGGNAPDIIQMDYRYIVEYASRGAIAPLDDFVGTALNVADFDPLQVDSGKVGGKLYGISLGANSVAMMVNRAVFEKLKLPLPDASTTWDDFSQLAVEITNAGIRRGFYGAADGSKNEQIFENYLRQRGKALYTADGQLAFDASDVAEWFDMWAKLREAGAIPPADIQELDQQNIDTSLLTQNKVAVAYANSNELVGYQKLNKEPVALANFPRLTAESKGGHYRKPAMLFSVFAKSPNQKAAAEFISYFVNDLEAAKVLGTERGIPESSKVRDALSGTLDEVGKTMLSYVSGLGDLAAKLPPSPPNAAGEVLIAFQRTASGVAFGSQSSSDAAQAFVTEADAILKRKT from the coding sequence ATGAACAGACGCCAGTTCCTGGCGGGTGGCTCGGCGACGCTCGCACTGGCGGCGGCCGGACCCGCATTCGCGCAGCAGCAGCGGCTGCGGATGATCTTCTGGGGCAGCCAGACCCGGGCGGAGCGCACCTATGCCGCCGCCGACCTCTTCATGAAGGCCAATCCCGGAACCGGTGTCGAGGGCGAGTTCCTCGGCTGGAACGACTACTGGGCGAAGCTGGCGACGCAGACCGCCGGCGGCAACGCACCCGACATCATCCAGATGGACTATCGCTACATCGTCGAATATGCGAGCCGTGGCGCGATCGCGCCGCTCGACGACTTCGTGGGGACGGCGCTCAATGTCGCGGACTTCGACCCGCTCCAGGTCGACAGCGGCAAGGTCGGCGGCAAGCTCTACGGCATCAGCCTCGGCGCCAACTCCGTGGCCATGATGGTCAACAGGGCCGTGTTCGAAAAGCTGAAACTGCCGTTGCCGGATGCCAGCACCACCTGGGATGATTTTTCCCAGCTGGCGGTGGAAATCACCAATGCCGGCATCCGCCGCGGGTTCTACGGCGCCGCCGACGGGTCGAAAAACGAGCAGATCTTCGAGAACTACCTGCGCCAGCGCGGCAAGGCGCTCTACACGGCGGACGGGCAGCTCGCCTTCGACGCGAGCGACGTCGCCGAGTGGTTCGACATGTGGGCAAAGTTGCGCGAAGCCGGCGCCATCCCGCCTGCCGACATCCAGGAACTCGACCAGCAGAACATCGACACCTCGCTGCTGACCCAGAACAAAGTGGCCGTGGCCTATGCGAATTCGAATGAGCTGGTCGGCTACCAGAAGCTGAACAAGGAGCCGGTGGCGCTGGCGAATTTCCCCCGGCTCACCGCCGAGTCCAAGGGCGGCCACTACCGCAAGCCGGCGATGCTATTCTCGGTCTTCGCCAAATCGCCGAACCAGAAGGCAGCCGCGGAATTCATCTCCTATTTCGTCAATGACCTGGAGGCGGCCAAGGTGCTCGGCACCGAGCGGGGCATTCCGGAATCCTCCAAGGTGCGCGACGCCTTGTCGGGGACGCTGGACGAGGTCGGCAAGACGATGCTGTCCTATGTTTCCGGCCTCGGCGACCTGGCGGCCAAGCTGCCGCCGTCGCCGCCGAACGCGGCCGGCGAGGTGCTGATCGCATTCCAGCGCACCGCGTCGGGCGTGGCGTTCGGTTCGCAGAGCAGTTCGGATGCCGCCCAGGCCTTCGTGACCGAAGCCGACGCCATCCTGAAGCGCAAGACATGA
- a CDS encoding GNAT family N-acetyltransferase — MAPEISFLSLAHVSLTESCAALTAGYEGYIVPVAFDPVSLARRIQAEHIDLVASQLLRVDGQTAGIMLIARRGGASRLAALGIAAPLRGAGIGAQAIAAAIAEARLRGDERLVLEVIDSNSKAISTYTRAGFVPRRTLVGYTHDPVLPATSEDGVMPCPAGDVLPLLLDVWPDDPSWQTSPLCFAGATKPVEAFRTGDAAALVDASGPAVRLLAFAVRSPRQGIGRCFMQSLLARFADRPWTIPATLPASQAAGFLAATGWKQAALSQLEMELPLG, encoded by the coding sequence ATGGCGCCTGAAATTTCGTTCCTTTCCCTCGCGCATGTCTCGCTTACCGAATCCTGCGCTGCGCTGACCGCCGGCTATGAGGGCTACATCGTGCCGGTCGCCTTCGATCCGGTTTCACTCGCCCGCCGCATCCAGGCGGAGCACATCGACCTGGTGGCCAGCCAGCTGCTGCGCGTGGATGGCCAGACCGCCGGCATCATGCTGATCGCGCGGCGCGGCGGCGCGAGCCGTCTTGCAGCGCTCGGCATCGCTGCACCCTTGCGGGGCGCCGGCATCGGGGCGCAGGCCATTGCCGCCGCGATCGCCGAGGCGCGGCTGCGTGGAGACGAGCGGCTGGTGCTGGAGGTGATCGACAGCAACAGCAAGGCGATCTCGACCTACACCAGGGCCGGTTTCGTGCCGCGCCGGACGCTGGTGGGCTACACGCACGATCCGGTCCTGCCCGCCACATCGGAGGATGGGGTGATGCCTTGCCCTGCAGGTGACGTCCTGCCCCTGCTGCTCGATGTCTGGCCGGACGATCCGAGCTGGCAGACGTCGCCGCTTTGCTTTGCCGGCGCAACGAAGCCGGTCGAAGCGTTCCGCACGGGCGACGCGGCCGCACTGGTCGATGCGAGTGGACCGGCGGTGCGGCTGCTGGCCTTCGCGGTTCGTTCGCCACGACAAGGCATCGGCCGGTGTTTCATGCAGAGCCTGCTGGCACGTTTTGCAGACAGGCCCTGGACGATCCCGGCGACACTGCCCGCCAGCCAGGCCGCCGGCTTCCTGGCTGCTACCGGCTGGAAACAGGCAGCACTGTCGCAACTGGAGATGGAGCTGCCGCTGGGATAA
- a CDS encoding GNAT family N-acetyltransferase has translation MYWCVGASYHRRPREENRRALRNQTAGDTPPGLLAFDGEKPVGWCRLYPRSGLPWLEKAPWFVRVDDSPVWSIPCFYVHHRHRRQGVMSELIEAALNAARLAGAPAVEAYPIDTTIPGSTRNTFPGVASAFIRAGFKEVARHTAARPILRYSLAR, from the coding sequence ATGTACTGGTGTGTCGGTGCCTCCTACCATCGCAGACCGCGCGAGGAGAACAGGAGGGCGCTGCGGAACCAGACTGCCGGAGATACGCCGCCGGGCCTGCTGGCTTTCGACGGAGAGAAGCCGGTGGGGTGGTGCCGCCTGTATCCGCGCAGCGGCCTGCCCTGGCTTGAAAAGGCGCCGTGGTTCGTGCGGGTGGATGACAGCCCGGTCTGGTCGATACCTTGCTTCTATGTGCATCATCGCCACAGGCGGCAGGGGGTGATGAGCGAACTCATCGAAGCTGCCTTGAACGCGGCCAGGCTGGCTGGTGCTCCCGCCGTCGAGGCCTATCCGATCGATACGACGATACCGGGCAGCACCCGCAACACCTTCCCGGGTGTCGCATCGGCCTTTATCCGGGCAGGCTTCAAGGAAGTGGCGCGGCACACGGCCGCACGGCCCATTCTGCGCTACAGCCTGGCTCGATGA
- a CDS encoding LysR family transcriptional regulator has product MNKMLRQFMAVAEAGTMSGGATAALVSQPSLTVNMRRLEETMGVPLFIRTPRGVRLTEYGETLYQNARLMQRLYDNTLKALERQRQRTEEGLRIGSGYSWWSLFIRDMVVDHSKRHPGARIYVSLGNQLRCMDLLLGGDISMFVAHEIEGLSHNTGTELIPLMQVGAGYFVRAGHPLLGRPCTMADIDRFPMVSTAVPEARHQRFFETWTQTLADSAFDQQHYTFASNSLAACLDYVEHTDAVINHTDVMAREFERRGLHRLSLTDPARKRTVGIYVLRERMGEQRTMETITLLKQAAATVLPL; this is encoded by the coding sequence ATGAACAAGATGCTGCGCCAGTTCATGGCCGTCGCGGAGGCTGGAACGATGAGCGGCGGCGCGACGGCCGCGCTGGTCTCGCAGCCTTCCCTGACCGTCAACATGCGCAGGCTCGAAGAGACGATGGGCGTCCCGCTGTTCATCCGCACGCCGCGCGGCGTGCGGCTCACCGAATATGGCGAGACGCTCTACCAGAATGCCAGGCTGATGCAGCGCCTCTACGACAACACGCTGAAGGCGCTCGAGCGGCAGCGCCAGCGCACCGAGGAAGGTCTGCGCATCGGCTCAGGCTATTCGTGGTGGTCGCTGTTCATCCGCGACATGGTGGTCGACCATTCGAAGCGCCATCCGGGCGCGCGCATCTATGTCAGTCTCGGGAACCAGCTGCGCTGCATGGACCTGCTGCTCGGCGGGGACATCTCCATGTTCGTGGCGCATGAGATCGAGGGGTTGAGCCACAACACCGGCACCGAACTGATCCCGCTCATGCAGGTCGGCGCGGGCTATTTCGTGCGCGCGGGCCATCCGCTTCTCGGGCGCCCCTGCACCATGGCCGACATCGACCGCTTCCCGATGGTCAGCACCGCCGTTCCGGAAGCGCGCCACCAGCGTTTCTTCGAGACATGGACGCAGACCCTCGCCGACAGTGCCTTCGACCAGCAGCACTATACGTTCGCCTCCAACTCGCTGGCCGCCTGCCTCGACTATGTCGAACACACCGATGCGGTGATCAACCACACCGATGTGATGGCCAGGGAGTTCGAGCGCCGCGGACTGCACCGGCTGTCCTTGACCGACCCCGCGCGCAAGAGAACGGTCGGCATCTATGTGCTCAGGGAGAGGATGGGCGAGCAGCGCACCATGGAGACGATCACGCTGCTGAAGCAGGCCGCCGCAACCGTGCTGCCGCTTTGA
- a CDS encoding Gfo/Idh/MocA family oxidoreductase, producing the protein MSRIFNVAVVGLGIGRSHIAEGYVTNADKFRVKALCDLDPGRLDDVGDAFQVERRGADFNALLEMDDIDIIDICTPPGTHLAQVMAALRAGKHVICEKPLVGSLSQIDTVIAQEKVSRGLLMPVMQYRFGDGVEQARAIIDAGIAGKPYIGTVETLWRRDADYYAVPWRGRWATELGGVLMTHAIHQHDLFTYLMGDVKRLFGRVATRVNAIEVEDCVTASVELANGALGSLTATLGAGDEISRLRLMFENVTFESDHEPYNPGARPWTIQPRNADAAARIEALLKDWKPLPSRFEAQMGRFHQTLLGRAPLPVTSADARRSLELVTAFYHSSSTHEDVELPIGTQHPRYDSWLPPQHRAA; encoded by the coding sequence ATGAGCAGGATTTTCAACGTTGCCGTCGTCGGTCTCGGTATCGGCAGAAGCCATATAGCCGAGGGCTATGTCACCAATGCCGACAAGTTCCGCGTCAAGGCGCTTTGCGATCTCGATCCGGGGCGGCTCGACGACGTCGGCGACGCGTTCCAGGTCGAGCGGCGCGGCGCGGATTTCAATGCGTTGCTGGAGATGGACGATATCGACATCATCGATATCTGCACGCCGCCGGGAACGCATCTGGCTCAGGTGATGGCCGCCCTCAGGGCCGGCAAGCATGTGATCTGCGAAAAGCCGCTGGTCGGCTCGCTGAGCCAGATCGACACGGTGATCGCCCAGGAGAAAGTGTCCAGGGGGCTGCTGATGCCGGTCATGCAATATCGGTTCGGAGACGGCGTCGAACAGGCCAGGGCCATCATCGACGCCGGTATCGCCGGCAAGCCTTACATCGGCACCGTCGAGACCTTGTGGCGCCGCGACGCGGACTATTATGCCGTTCCGTGGCGCGGCAGATGGGCGACCGAGCTCGGCGGCGTGCTGATGACGCATGCCATCCACCAGCACGACCTCTTCACCTATCTGATGGGTGACGTCAAAAGGCTGTTCGGCCGGGTTGCGACACGGGTCAACGCGATCGAGGTCGAGGATTGCGTGACCGCCAGCGTCGAACTTGCCAATGGCGCGCTCGGCAGCTTGACGGCGACGCTCGGCGCCGGGGACGAGATCAGCCGGCTGCGGCTGATGTTCGAGAACGTGACCTTCGAAAGCGACCACGAACCCTACAACCCCGGCGCCAGGCCATGGACGATCCAGCCGCGCAACGCCGACGCGGCGGCAAGGATCGAAGCCTTGCTGAAGGACTGGAAACCATTGCCTTCGCGGTTCGAGGCACAGATGGGCCGCTTCCACCAGACGCTGCTCGGCAGGGCGCCGTTGCCGGTCACCAGCGCCGACGCGCGCCGGTCTCTGGAGCTTGTGACGGCCTTCTATCATTCCTCCTCCACGCATGAGGACGTGGAACTGCCCATCGGCACGCAGCACCCGCGCTATGACAGCTGGCTTCCGCCGCAGCATCGGGCCGCGTGA
- a CDS encoding Gfo/Idh/MocA family oxidoreductase translates to MMSIRFAAMGLNHGHIYGQVNCLLAAGAELVAFHSPEDELARSFSAKYPGVKRVGDRAAILEDRSIHLVVTAAILDERAGIAIEAMRHGKDVMSDKPGMISHAQLDAIRSVQAETGRIYSVCYSEHFETRSTVKAGELVKAGAIGEVIHTVGLGPHAIHNGQRPDWFFDRRRYGGILCDIGSHQCEQFLFFTGTLDAEVASATVANRGNPDRPGLQDFGDMHLKSPRATGYVRVDWFTPKGLPTWGDGRLTILGTEGYIELRKYIDIGGSPGTDHMFLVDSKGIQAIDCSNVELPYGRQLIADVLNRTETAMSQAHCFKAMELALDAQKLAERGTEWAQ, encoded by the coding sequence CTGATGAGCATTCGATTTGCAGCCATGGGCCTCAACCACGGCCACATATACGGGCAGGTGAACTGCCTGCTCGCAGCGGGTGCGGAGCTCGTCGCCTTCCATTCCCCGGAAGATGAGCTGGCGAGGTCCTTTTCCGCAAAATATCCCGGCGTGAAGCGGGTCGGCGACAGGGCCGCCATCCTGGAGGACCGCTCCATTCATCTGGTGGTGACAGCGGCGATCCTGGACGAGCGCGCCGGCATTGCCATCGAGGCGATGCGCCACGGCAAGGATGTCATGAGCGACAAGCCCGGCATGATCAGCCATGCGCAGCTGGATGCGATCCGCAGCGTTCAGGCCGAGACGGGTCGCATCTATTCGGTCTGCTATTCCGAGCATTTCGAGACACGTTCCACGGTCAAGGCCGGTGAGCTGGTCAAGGCCGGCGCCATCGGCGAGGTGATCCACACGGTCGGCCTCGGGCCGCATGCCATTCACAATGGCCAGCGGCCGGACTGGTTCTTCGACCGCAGGCGCTATGGCGGCATCCTGTGCGATATCGGAAGCCACCAGTGCGAGCAGTTCCTGTTCTTCACCGGAACGCTGGATGCGGAAGTCGCCTCGGCAACCGTGGCGAACCGGGGCAACCCGGATCGCCCCGGCCTGCAGGATTTCGGCGACATGCATCTGAAATCGCCCAGGGCGACCGGTTACGTGCGGGTCGACTGGTTCACCCCGAAGGGCCTGCCGACCTGGGGCGACGGCCGCCTGACCATCCTCGGCACGGAAGGGTACATCGAATTGCGCAAATACATCGATATCGGCGGCAGCCCGGGCACCGATCACATGTTCCTGGTCGACAGCAAGGGGATACAGGCGATCGATTGTTCAAATGTCGAGCTGCCCTATGGCCGGCAATTGATTGCCGATGTCTTGAACCGCACCGAGACGGCGATGAGCCAGGCACACTGCTTCAAGGCCATGGAGCTGGCCCTCGATGCGCAGAAACTGGCCGAGCGCGGCACGGAGTGGGCCCAATGA
- a CDS encoding AAA family ATPase — MFILLNGSFGIGKTTVAELLVRSVAHTALYDPEDVGYVLRRLPPWALGMARQPADYQDLSLWRWLIVHGARRKHRRVPVVVVPMAFTNRDYFETFAAALGKTAPVHKLCLVAPLETVRARLMKRATLEKREISEFELRRSLECVEAHRDAHFGVPIDATVAPDEIIKAIRRKVLI; from the coding sequence ATGTTCATTCTGCTCAATGGTTCATTTGGCATTGGCAAGACCACGGTGGCCGAGCTGCTGGTGCGTAGCGTAGCGCATACAGCTCTCTACGACCCCGAGGATGTGGGGTACGTTTTGCGTCGGCTGCCTCCCTGGGCGCTTGGCATGGCGAGGCAGCCAGCAGATTATCAAGACCTCTCCCTCTGGCGTTGGTTGATAGTCCATGGCGCGAGGCGCAAGCACCGACGTGTCCCCGTCGTTGTCGTGCCGATGGCTTTCACCAATCGAGATTACTTCGAAACTTTCGCCGCCGCTCTGGGCAAAACCGCCCCTGTTCACAAACTCTGTCTTGTCGCTCCCCTGGAAACGGTTAGGGCTCGCTTGATGAAGCGTGCGACACTGGAAAAAAGGGAGATCAGCGAATTTGAGCTTCGTCGCTCCCTGGAATGCGTCGAAGCTCATCGCGACGCGCATTTCGGAGTGCCAATCGATGCAACAGTAGCACCCGACGAGATTATCAAGGCGATCCGCAGGAAGGTGCTTATCTAG
- a CDS encoding carbohydrate ABC transporter permease: MTTDARPGSLEAELAERRPLWRSLLIHAALIAICFVMIYPLLWMISASVRPHDEIFSSAGLIPSSVDWSAYWRGWNGLRVSFGTFFLNSFVIAGLAVVGNVLACSLTAFAFARLEFFGKRFWFGVMLVTLMLPYQVTLIPQYVLFLKLGWVDTILPLVVPKFLAADAFFVFLMVQFFRGIPRELDEAAMMDGCSPWRIYWKIMLPLSTPVLATAAVFTFIWTWDDFFGPLIYLNDMRQYTVMLGLRTFTDSTGESDFSGLFAMSVASLVPIFLLFLVFQRLLIEGIATTGMKR, from the coding sequence ATGACGACTGATGCACGCCCAGGCTCCCTCGAGGCCGAACTGGCGGAGCGGCGCCCGCTGTGGCGGTCGCTGCTCATCCATGCGGCGCTGATCGCGATCTGCTTCGTGATGATCTATCCGCTGCTGTGGATGATCTCGGCATCGGTCCGCCCGCACGACGAGATCTTCAGCTCGGCGGGCCTGATCCCGTCGTCCGTCGACTGGAGCGCCTACTGGCGCGGCTGGAACGGCCTGCGTGTCTCGTTCGGAACCTTCTTCCTGAATTCCTTCGTCATCGCGGGCCTCGCCGTCGTCGGCAATGTGCTGGCCTGTTCGCTGACCGCCTTCGCCTTCGCGCGGCTGGAATTCTTCGGCAAGCGGTTCTGGTTCGGCGTCATGCTGGTGACGTTGATGCTGCCCTATCAGGTCACGCTCATCCCGCAATATGTGCTGTTCCTGAAGCTGGGCTGGGTCGACACCATCCTGCCGCTGGTGGTGCCGAAATTCCTCGCCGCGGATGCCTTCTTCGTCTTCCTGATGGTGCAGTTCTTCCGCGGCATCCCGCGCGAGCTGGACGAGGCGGCGATGATGGACGGCTGCTCGCCCTGGCGCATCTACTGGAAGATCATGCTGCCGTTGTCGACGCCGGTGCTGGCAACGGCCGCCGTCTTCACCTTCATCTGGACGTGGGACGATTTCTTCGGGCCGCTGATCTACCTGAACGACATGCGCCAGTACACGGTCATGCTTGGCCTGCGCACCTTCACCGACTCCACCGGCGAAAGCGATTTCAGCGGCCTGTTCGCCATGAGCGTGGCGAGCCTGGTGCCGATCTTCCTGCTCTTCCTGGTGTTCCAGCGCCTGCTGATCGAGGGCATCGCCACGACGGGCATGAAACGGTGA
- a CDS encoding carbon-nitrogen hydrolase family protein, protein MGTTIRVAAAQTPEFREEIAAATGYMLHLVDRAQRERVSLLCLPECFLQGYLTDGQAARRQAIDLGSPSFAALLRMFPPDAPMTVFGLVEIEGDRLFNTAVVVHRQTLIGRYRKTHMLSRERCFHPGDGADVFAVDGLRFGINICFDTNFPAASKSLADSGASLIVCPANNMLPRHTAEKYRHAHNAVRAERCRETGMWLVSADVTGERDGKIGWGPTAVLSPSGDVAAQLPLDEPGLLVFDLPVGSTPI, encoded by the coding sequence ATGGGGACGACCATTCGCGTTGCGGCCGCTCAGACGCCTGAATTCCGCGAGGAGATCGCGGCGGCGACCGGATACATGCTGCATCTGGTCGACAGGGCGCAGCGCGAGCGCGTGTCGCTGTTATGCCTGCCGGAATGTTTCCTCCAGGGCTATCTGACCGATGGGCAGGCCGCGCGCCGGCAGGCCATCGACCTCGGCTCGCCGAGCTTCGCGGCACTCCTGCGCATGTTTCCGCCGGACGCGCCGATGACCGTCTTCGGCCTTGTCGAGATCGAGGGGGATCGGCTTTTCAACACGGCCGTCGTGGTGCATCGCCAAACCCTCATCGGGCGTTATCGCAAGACCCACATGCTCTCCCGGGAGCGCTGCTTCCATCCGGGAGACGGTGCCGACGTGTTCGCTGTCGATGGGTTGCGGTTTGGCATCAACATCTGTTTTGACACCAATTTCCCTGCCGCGTCGAAGTCCCTGGCCGACAGCGGTGCTTCTCTCATCGTCTGCCCGGCCAACAACATGCTGCCGCGGCATACGGCGGAAAAATACCGGCACGCCCACAATGCGGTGCGGGCCGAACGCTGTCGCGAGACCGGGATGTGGCTGGTTTCGGCCGACGTGACGGGCGAACGGGACGGGAAGATAGGCTGGGGTCCGACCGCGGTCCTCAGCCCGTCAGGCGATGTGGCCGCGCAACTGCCGCTCGACGAGCCGGGACTCCTGGTCTTTGACCTTCCGGTCGGTTCCACGCCCATCTAG
- a CDS encoding ester cyclase, with protein MTPNDARKRLLAFRSRLYVDHDLGAVDDYLHPEFESDSPLIASPGREAYRQFVRMLHEGLPDLCPVEQTILVEHDRMMAMTHWRATHTGPFLGVAGTGKTLTFKTADRYELRDRQLYRHWDVVDRLDASMAIGLLRPV; from the coding sequence ATGACACCCAACGACGCACGCAAACGCCTGCTGGCATTCCGCAGCCGGCTCTATGTCGATCATGACCTCGGCGCGGTCGACGACTATCTGCATCCGGAATTCGAAAGCGACTCGCCCCTGATCGCAAGCCCTGGACGCGAAGCCTACAGGCAGTTCGTCCGCATGCTGCATGAGGGACTGCCGGACCTCTGCCCGGTCGAACAGACGATCCTGGTGGAGCACGACCGGATGATGGCGATGACGCATTGGCGCGCGACACACACCGGCCCGTTCCTCGGCGTCGCCGGCACCGGCAAGACCCTCACCTTCAAGACGGCCGACCGCTACGAACTGCGCGATCGGCAGCTCTACCGCCACTGGGACGTCGTCGACCGTCTCGACGCCTCGATGGCGATCGGCCTGTTGCGGCCAGTGTGA